DNA from Thermoleophilum album:
TTTCCGCCTCGACGAGCGACTGATGCGGAACGCCGCCGAAGATGCTGTGGTGCTCCACTGTCTGCCGGCGCATCCCGACGAGGAGATCGCTTCCGACCTGCTGTACGGCGAACAATCTGCCGTTTGGGATCAAGCCGAGAACCGGCTCCACGCGCAGAAGGCGCTGCTCGAGTTCCTACTGGCCAACGAATAGAGTCAGTGACCGTTCGATTCCGCTCGCGACCACCAAGCGAGTGCGGGAGAGGAGGTACGGAGCCGTGTCCTGGAGTAAATCTCAGCGTTTCAAGCTGACGCTCGCGATCGGGGCTGTCCTGCTGGTTGGCGCCGGCTGCGGCGGCGGTGGCGGCGGTGGCGGCGGTGAAGCGAACAAGAGCAAGCCCGCTGCGAGCGGCCAGAGCGTCCGCAGCGGAACCGTCGTGATTTCGATGAAGAACATCCGCTTCCAGCCCGACAAGGTGACCGTCGCGCGCGGCACCAAGATCGTCTGGATGAACGACGACTCGGTTGCCCACGACGTCCATAAGACGTCGGGTCCGGGGCCGAACTTCGCATCTGGCCCGGCAGGCGGCATGAAGCCCGGCGACAAGTACGAACTCCGGTTCACGACACCCGGCACGATCAAGTACGTCTGCAAGGTGCACCAGCCCTACATGGCGGGCGAGATCACCGTCAAGTAGCGGTGCGCGGGCCGCTCAGCCCGTCCGCTGCGACGCACTGGCGGACGGGCTGAGCGCCGGCATGCCGTCAGTTGGCGACGACGCTTGAGCGAACGTGCGGCGGGGGATCCGGCCCGCCTCGTAGGCCGCTCTCCCGGCTTCCACCGCCAAACGCATGGCGCGCGCCATCTTCACCGGGTCACGTGCACGCGAGACTGAGCTCGCGAGCAGTACGCCGTCGCAGCCGAGCTCCATCGCCTGGGCGGCATCGGAAGCGGTGCCGATGCCAGCGTCGACGATTACGGGCACCTGCGAGCGCTCGCGGATCAACCGCAGGTTGTAGGGGTTGTTGATGCCCATACCGCTGCCGATCGGCGAGCCGGCGGGCATCACCGCC
Protein-coding regions in this window:
- a CDS encoding cupredoxin domain-containing protein; this encodes MSWSKSQRFKLTLAIGAVLLVGAGCGGGGGGGGGEANKSKPAASGQSVRSGTVVISMKNIRFQPDKVTVARGTKIVWMNDDSVAHDVHKTSGPGPNFASGPAGGMKPGDKYELRFTTPGTIKYVCKVHQPYMAGEITVK